Proteins encoded within one genomic window of Episyrphus balteatus chromosome 1, idEpiBalt1.1, whole genome shotgun sequence:
- the LOC129906488 gene encoding gastrula zinc finger protein XlCGF26.1: MYQEIPIKFESKVSKYLDDQRKTGTFCDLKIELQSGISAWGHFCVIGAQSEFIGGRHFLQKSLQFSIHNPLKIKIHNFSCTECLQTIIDFFYQDVVSINQDHEDHFKKLAKILSVKELLKVFCIEEGKEDEQETPKQGDVNVVIENLFEEKQNYFKVRNPKAVNNGAHSKINYCIGCDFKCYKVQEMVDHMTTCSVSNLTCCLCEVGFFSNKDFDEHLRKHVDSKPFFCFECDSRFLTKTALNVHHPKHSIETPYVCPHCSKGFKWKQGLTSHLQIHKKEKEMLCDVCGYSTTHMKALKSHKLTHTGELFKCTYPDCTHTTNRKENLKIHMDTHKQERPFVCEVCGYKFSQNKNLKRHALKHAENTKRHKCQLCDFDTHRSDKLKEHVQRIHTEKAVQLELPETVANSFELKTGLDDFPLPDLRKEVVKKVPVKRKPRKKPEFVKPKKPRKLKPKAEEVNQQECVKENASRTNTVAVKEGV; encoded by the exons ATGTATCAAGAAATTCCAATAAAATTCGAATCCAAAGTCTCAAAATACCTCGATGACCAACGAAAAACTGGAACATTCTGCGACTTAAAAATTGAACTCCAATCTGGCATCTCAGCCTGGGGTCATTTCTGTGTTATTGGAGCTCAAAGTGAATTCATTGGCGGTCGTCATTTCTTACAAAAATCTTTACAATTCTCCATTCACAATccgttgaaaataaaaatacacaatTTCTCATGCACTGAATGTTTACAAACAATCATTGATTTCTTTTATCAAGATGTTGTGTCTATTAATCAAGACCATGAAGATCATTTCAAGAAATTAGCCAAGATTCTTTCGGTGAAAGAACTTTTAAAAGTCTTTTGCATTGAAGAAGGAAAAGAAGACGAACAAGAGACACCAAAACAAGGTGATGTCAATGTTGTCATTGAGAATCTCTTTGAGGAGAAACAGAATTATTTTAAG GTCCGGAATCCCAAAGCTGTCAATAATGGAGCTCATAGCAAAATCAACTATTGCATCGGTTGTGACTTTAAATGCTACAAAGTCCAAGAGATGGTTGATCACATGACAACCTGTTCTGTATCCAATCTCACTTGTTGTCTTTGTGAGGTTGGATTCTTCTCAAACAAAGACTTCGATGAGCATCTCAGGAAACATGTCGACTCAAAACCattcttttgttttgaatgCGATTCGAGATTCCTCACAAAAACCGCTCTTAATGTCCATCATCCCAAACATTCTATTGAAACTCCATACGTTTGTCCTCATTGCTCCAAAGGTTTCAAATGGAAACAGGGCCTAACCAGTCACTTGCAgatccacaaaaaagaaaaagagatgCTCTGTGATGTGTGTGGTTACAGTACAACTCACATGAAAGCCTTAAAGTCCCACAAATTGACTCATACTGGGGAACTCTTTAAATGCACCTACCCAGATTGTACACACACAACAAATCGAAAAGAGAATCTTAAAATTCACATGGATACCCACAAACAGGAGCGTCCGTTTGTCTGTGAGGTGTGCGGGTACAAATTCAGTCAGAATAAGAATTTGAAACGCCACGCTTTGAAGCACGCTGAAAACACAAAGCGACATAAGTGTCAATTGTGTGATTTTGATACTCATCGATCGGATAAGTTGAAGGAACATGTTCAGAGGATTCATACGGAGAAGGCTGTCCAATTGGAACTTCCAGAAACAGTGGCGAATTCATTTGAGTTGAAAACTGGTCTGGATGATTTTCCACTTCCTGATTTGCGGAAGGAGGTTGTAAAGAAGGTTCCAGTTAAGAGAAAGCCAAGAAAGAAACCCGAGTTTGTTAAACCTAAGAAACCGAGGAAACTCAAGCCAAAAGCTGAGGAAGTAAATCAGCAGGAATGTGTAAAGGAGAATGCCTCGAGAACGAACACAGTCGCAGTAAAGGAAGGAGTTTGA
- the LOC129906450 gene encoding PI-PLC X domain-containing protein 1 — protein sequence MATLAYLFTLVVVCVNSVASSESAGDVQLWLSISAQQRQLEVSWINARSHPGDMVLITNQEPLAFEKVKLQMTTEMLGESFEGSGSGAGGGLIPQIDTSPKSLLDVIPLDTSSGGTDSSQFYWISNGGQADVVALVRPVQSKQWFTTPVRFDYGLSQNVTAYTKCYGYWASYVDKNGTILASNCMRAYPKWMNEMRSVVSGLRIRDLFIPGTHDSGSYRPNFAPSRRETIVTKYALTQDDDIRGQLMHGVRYLDIRVGYYKNTPDLFYVNHGITRQRPLSEVVDQVMDFVLETNEIVIFGVKEFPVGFGKTLGVHRLLVSYLKNRFGQLLVTPNVSWQVFLGDVWRMNQNIFLAYDHGPTLWEFSEILFGPIEQRWGDVRTWPRLEKHLISINEYDRMRLSSRPVADMAELTPDTWGVITDKYGGLRKMADEVNWRITDLYRDRLGEHANIVAADFIRGTCLVEIAMELNKKKVINR from the exons atgGCAACCTTGGCCTATTTGTTTACACTTGTTGTCGTTTGTGTCAATTCAGTTGCATCGTCCGAATCGGCGGGGGATGTGCAACTTTGGCTGTCAATAAGTGCACAACAACGTCAGTTAGAAGTGTCATGGATAAATGCCAGATCTCATCCCGGCGATATGGTATTGATAACCAATCAAGAACCGTTAGCATTCGAAAAGGTCAAACTACAAATGACCACCGAAATGTTGGGTGAAAGTTTTGAGGGTAGTGGAAGTGGGGCAGGTGGAGGTTTAATACCTCAAATTGACACTTCACCAAAATCATTATTAGACGTAATCCCCCTAGACACTAGCAGCGGTGGCACTGACtcatctcaattttattggattagCAATGGTGGGCAGGCAGATGTAGTCGCATTAGTGAGACCAGTTCAATCAAAACAATGGTTCACCACTCCGGTACGCTTTGATTACGGTCTGTCACAAAATGTGACAGCTTATACAAAATGCTATGGCTATTGGGCGAGTTATGTGGATAAAAATGGAACAATTTTGGCGAGTAATTGTATGCGGGCCTATCCAAAGTGGATGAATGAAATGAGATCTGTTGTGAGTGGATTGCGAATTAGAGATTTATTTATACCGGGCACACACGATTCGGGGTCATATCGGCCGAACTTCGCACCATCGAGAAGAGAAACTATTGTGACGAAGTATGCATTGACACAAGACGATGATATTCGGGGGCAATTGATGCATGGTGTAAGGTATTTGGATATTCGAGTGGGTTATTATAAGAATACACCAGATTTGTTTTATGTTAATCATGGAATAACGCGGCAGAGGCCGCTGTCGGAGGTGGTGGATCAAGTTATGGATTTTGTGCTGGAGACAAATGAAATTGTGATATTTGGAGTTAAGGAGTTTCCAGTGG gttttggaaAAACGCTCGGTGTCCATCGTTTACTGgtttcatatttgaaaaatcgTTTTGGCCAATTACTGGTGACACCTAATGTATCTTGGCAAGTCTTTCTCGGCGATGTCTGGAGAATGAATCAAAACATTTTCCTCGCCTACGACCATGGACCAACGTTGTGGGAATTTTCAGAAATTTTATTTGGTCCAATTGAACAGCGATGGGGAGATGTTCGCACATGGCCACGTCTTGAGAAGCATTTAATTTCAATCAATGAATATGATAGaat GAGACTATCAAGTCGTCCAGTTGCTGATATGGCAGAATTGACGCCTGATACTTGGGGTGTTATAACTGACAAATATGGTGGATTACGCAAAATGGCCGATGAGGTTAATTGGCGAATAACTGATTTATATCGCGATCGATTGGGTGAGCATGCAAATATTGTTGCAGCTGATTTTATTCGTGGAACGTGTTTGGTTGAAATTGCTATGGaattgaataagaaaaaagttataaatagaTGA